In Nitratiruptor sp. YY09-18, a single window of DNA contains:
- a CDS encoding EscU/YscU/HrcU family type III secretion system export apparatus switch protein, with amino-acid sequence MKKAVAIKKFVEDIRVVGKGEGYIALKIIETAKEEGIPIYEDKKLADELYEVELYDDVPEVLVDHVVKVLDFLYNMKKN; translated from the coding sequence ATGAAAAAAGCTGTCGCAATCAAGAAATTTGTAGAAGATATAAGAGTTGTTGGCAAAGGTGAGGGATATATTGCATTGAAAATTATTGAGACTGCAAAAGAGGAAGGTATTCCTATCTATGAAGATAAAAAACTTGCCGATGAACTTTATGAAGTTGAGCTCTATGATGATGTACCTGAAGTGCTTGTAGATCATGTTGTCAAAGTCCTCGATTTTCTATACAATATGAAAAAAAATTAA
- the fabD gene encoding ACP S-malonyltransferase, translating to MPHITFLFPGQGSQKIGMGRDFYENSSLAKELFEAASDRLKIDFTKLLFEENERINETAYTQPAIMLVSLTALKLLQSQINITPQFALGHSLGEFGAVASVGALDSIDAIELVHYRGKFMSEAAKDADGGMMVVMGLSDEEVEQICAKARDEGKKVWPANYNSDGQIVVAGLKADLISLEGVFKEAGAKRALLLNMSVASHCPLMEPARKPLQEYLQQFLQDSFAAPVISNVTAAPYNTKNGAIELLSRQLVEPVRYKQSIQNIENDTDIFIEFGEGSVLKGLNRRITKKPTMSVNSMKSLEEALEAIKK from the coding sequence ATGCCTCATATAACTTTTCTTTTTCCTGGTCAAGGAAGTCAAAAAATCGGGATGGGAAGAGATTTTTATGAAAACTCTTCACTAGCAAAAGAGCTTTTTGAAGCTGCAAGTGATCGTCTCAAAATCGATTTTACTAAACTTCTCTTTGAAGAAAATGAACGTATTAATGAAACTGCATATACACAACCAGCTATTATGCTTGTAAGTCTTACAGCATTAAAACTATTACAATCGCAAATAAATATAACGCCTCAATTTGCACTTGGGCACTCCCTCGGTGAATTTGGAGCGGTTGCAAGTGTGGGAGCACTAGATAGTATTGATGCTATAGAGCTTGTGCACTATCGTGGAAAATTTATGAGCGAAGCAGCAAAAGATGCAGATGGTGGTATGATGGTAGTGATGGGATTGAGTGATGAAGAGGTGGAGCAGATTTGTGCAAAAGCAAGAGATGAGGGCAAAAAGGTTTGGCCAGCAAACTATAATAGTGATGGACAGATTGTTGTTGCTGGATTAAAAGCAGATCTTATCAGTCTCGAGGGAGTTTTTAAAGAAGCTGGTGCTAAAAGAGCGTTGCTGCTTAATATGAGTGTAGCTAGCCACTGTCCTCTTATGGAGCCTGCTCGCAAGCCGCTACAAGAATATCTGCAGCAATTTTTACAAGATAGTTTTGCTGCTCCTGTAATATCTAATGTAACAGCAGCGCCATATAATACAAAAAATGGTGCAATTGAACTTCTATCAAGGCAACTAGTAGAGCCTGTACGCTATAAGCAATCGATTCAAAATATTGAAAATGATACTGATATTTTTATTGAATTTGGAGAGGGAAGTGTCTTAAAAGGTCTTAATAGGCGTATTACGAAAAAACCTACAATGAGTGTAAATAGTATGAAGAGTCTTGAAGAAGCGCTTGAAGCTATTAAAAAGTAG
- a CDS encoding 5'-methylthioadenosine/adenosylhomocysteine nucleosidase, whose translation MRIGIMGAMVEEIEPILTKLDPTLAPESELSQIIAKMQHIKLHTIAGNRYFEAKYKGHEIFIAYSKIGKVFASLTASVLIEHFKVQRLLFSGVAGAINEDLHIGDLIAAKRLCQHDLDITAFGHPYGYVPEGKVYIESDVTLRHLAQEVAKERGIELKEGTIATGDQFIADPKKKEWIRETFQADAIEMEGAAVAVVCDAYDIPFFILRSISDAADMDASFDFDAFLKSSSKISADFIIALLDKIVA comes from the coding sequence ATGAGAATTGGTATCATGGGAGCTATGGTGGAGGAGATCGAGCCAATTTTAACTAAGCTCGATCCTACTTTAGCTCCAGAGAGTGAACTCTCACAAATAATTGCTAAGATGCAACATATTAAACTCCACACAATTGCTGGAAACCGTTACTTTGAAGCAAAATATAAAGGGCATGAGATTTTCATAGCCTACAGTAAAATTGGTAAAGTCTTTGCTTCTCTTACCGCTTCTGTTCTCATTGAGCATTTTAAAGTCCAAAGGCTTCTTTTTAGTGGTGTAGCGGGTGCAATAAATGAGGATCTCCATATTGGTGACTTGATAGCTGCAAAGAGGCTATGCCAGCACGATCTCGATATTACTGCTTTTGGTCATCCTTATGGATATGTACCTGAGGGAAAAGTCTATATTGAGAGTGATGTAACACTACGCCATTTGGCACAAGAGGTGGCAAAAGAGCGAGGAATAGAGCTCAAAGAGGGAACAATTGCTACAGGAGATCAATTTATTGCTGATCCAAAGAAGAAAGAGTGGATCCGAGAAACTTTCCAAGCAGATGCAATCGAGATGGAAGGTGCTGCTGTTGCAGTGGTATGTGATGCGTATGATATTCCATTTTTTATTTTGCGCTCTATTAGTGATGCAGCTGATATGGATGCAAGTTTTGATTTTGATGCCTTTTTGAAAAGTTCTTCCAAAATTAGCGCAGATTTTATTATTGCACTTTTAGATAAGATCGTAGCATGA
- a CDS encoding ATP-binding protein encodes MKRAELSKKLIKQVARTNVEFELLQEGDNVLVGLSGGKDSLTLIHALKHIQRVAPYDFRFKAVTISYGMGENYEFLQRHCEEYGIEYEVYETNIFDIAQEKIRQNSSYCSFFSRMRRGALYTYALEHGFNKVALGHHLDDAIESFFMNMFYNGTMRSMPPIYKTKKGLYVIRPLIEIRESQTAGFVKRNGFLAIGDEACPAMRFDIKEPYVRENMKEFVKDLESRFKDVVKYIRASFRHIHDDTFFDKSRLKV; translated from the coding sequence ATGAAGCGAGCAGAGCTTTCCAAAAAACTTATCAAGCAAGTAGCTCGGACGAATGTAGAGTTTGAACTCTTACAAGAGGGTGATAATGTCTTAGTAGGACTAAGCGGTGGAAAAGACTCCCTCACGCTTATCCATGCCCTCAAGCATATTCAGCGTGTAGCTCCTTACGATTTTCGTTTTAAAGCTGTGACAATTAGCTATGGGATGGGGGAGAATTATGAGTTTTTACAGCGTCACTGTGAAGAGTATGGAATTGAGTATGAAGTATATGAGACAAATATTTTTGATATCGCGCAAGAAAAAATTCGGCAAAACTCCTCATATTGCAGCTTCTTTTCTCGTATGCGACGAGGGGCGCTCTATACCTATGCACTTGAGCATGGCTTTAATAAAGTAGCTCTTGGTCACCATTTAGATGATGCGATTGAGAGCTTTTTTATGAATATGTTCTATAACGGCACGATGCGTTCTATGCCTCCTATTTACAAAACAAAAAAAGGGCTCTATGTTATTCGTCCACTTATTGAGATAAGAGAGTCTCAAACAGCTGGTTTTGTCAAACGCAATGGCTTTTTGGCTATTGGAGATGAAGCGTGTCCAGCTATGCGTTTTGATATTAAAGAGCCATATGTGAGAGAGAATATGAAGGAGTTTGTCAAAGACTTAGAATCGCGTTTCAAAGATGTAGTCAAATACATTCGCGCCTCCTTTCGCCATATCCATGATGACACTTTCTTTGACAAGAGTCGCTTAAAGGTTTAG